TCGGTCCCGACAGTGTTCCCAGTCCATTTTGGCGTTCCGAGAGCTTGAGGTAACAGTAAATGTGCAGGAATATCAAGAAGCTTTTCAACTTTGATCCGCCCGTTGCTTCCGAGGAGATTCGAGCTGCTTCGCTTCAGTTCGTAAGAAAAATCAGCGGTTTTAACAAGCCGTCTAAGGCAAACGAAGGCTCATTCCTGGCCGCAGTTGATGAAATAGCCGAGATCTCGACTCGCCTTCTCAGCTCGCTCCAAACGAATGCGTCGCCGAGGAATCGAGAAGAAGAGGCCGCACGAGCGAAAGCTCGCGCCGCAGAGAGATTCGGCGTTTGATCTTCATTTCCACGCGCAAAGTGTGAGGGAAGGCGGCAAATGGCATAGGAGATGAATGCTGTTTCCAGCGCTACTCTTGCTGATCATTGTCGATGTGTGTTCATTCTGCATTCAACCCGTGCGAACGGCAGGTGTTCCGATGCTCGACAAATATTCGGTCCGAGCGCGGCATGTGATCTTTATTGCCCGCCTCGTGGCCGGACAACGCGGCGCAAAAGCTATTGGGGTGGACGATCTTATAATGGCTTTTCTCCTTGAAGATCAGGGAGATGCCAACAACATATTGTCAGGAATTTTGTCAGGAATTCCTGAGTTTCGCCGCCTTAAGTTTGAAAATCATCCGCGCTTTTTTGATTCGAATTTGGCCGTTGACTTACTTACTAAAATGCAAGGACTTCTCTCACGAAAGACGCCTATCTCTACAGCTATAGACCTCCCCTTTTCCCGACGTGCCGCTACTATGATGAGGGTGGCACGATCCTTCGCAGACAACTCTTTGAAGAAACAGGTTGAGCCATTACATCTCCTGGCCGCCGCTACTCAAGACCGATCGAGCCAAATCGCTCAAATCCTCAGAGAAACAGGAATCACTCAAGAGAGAGTCTTATCGGCAATCGGTCAGGCACCGAATTGAGCCCGAGATACAGCATCACGAGTCTCAACATTGATAATTTTGAGATC
The Terriglobales bacterium DNA segment above includes these coding regions:
- a CDS encoding DUF2277 domain-containing protein, with amino-acid sequence MCRNIKKLFNFDPPVASEEIRAASLQFVRKISGFNKPSKANEGSFLAAVDEIAEISTRLLSSLQTNASPRNREEEAARAKARAAERFGV
- a CDS encoding Clp protease N-terminal domain-containing protein; the protein is MLFPALLLLIIVDVCSFCIQPVRTAGVPMLDKYSVRARHVIFIARLVAGQRGAKAIGVDDLIMAFLLEDQGDANNILSGILSGIPEFRRLKFENHPRFFDSNLAVDLLTKMQGLLSRKTPISTAIDLPFSRRAATMMRVARSFADNSLKKQVEPLHLLAAATQDRSSQIAQILRETGITQERVLSAIGQAPN